In Musa acuminata AAA Group cultivar baxijiao chromosome BXJ3-9, Cavendish_Baxijiao_AAA, whole genome shotgun sequence, a single genomic region encodes these proteins:
- the LOC103998443 gene encoding uncharacterized protein LOC103998443 translates to MDEQIPSEAPRGLPIPDVFPDPTEPNTKMLTIKIAGPSSENGETSIPISPSISISPHLNSPSPPSSAFVSALQSPYISPRALELPCENNNTTPSATIPSPVSYSCSHSDDIPSTSYTPPSERYGSLADQIDQKPKFSDAAAPRISFSFPVPRISFTKCSDSPSANAKLRSCDVYIGFHGQNNNLIRFCKWLKSELELQGIASFVADREKYSDTQRHEIADRVICSATFGVIAVTPSSFLNPLSVEEVRFFAQKRNLIPLLFDTELSEIASLLDGRLEGKECREAFEGLTKCNEFKLETNHSNWRSCISKAVAILKSKLARKSSTDKENDGFEELPFPRNRHFVGREKEMTEIEATFFGCCEVHEMEHPKQPLVNGGSSDGFADEESDTVRTSGKYISLEMSKCKEPTLEAWIEPVIELTSKGRSLQKQRSKHKKSRSGGNKGYGNANVFCVNGASGIGKTELALEFAYRYAQRYKMVLWIGGEARYFRQNILNLSMNLGLDVSSEGEKERGRIRSFDEQEFDAFQRVKRELFRDIPYLLVIDNLETEKEWWEGKDLHDLIPRNTGATHVIITTRLPKVMSFEPMQLPLLSLADSLLLLRGRRKDYSAEEIEVLKNFDERLARLSFGLSVIGSLLSELAISPSELLEAIDRISLSDSTVPLVGSEDGFCRNNAFLIKVLVFCFAVLDRAKGRSLASRMVLAGAWFATAPVSSALLAAASNNLPTRGSFHQWGKGLTAAFLLCGSKCYLPPQAQKIEVESALLLVKLGLAKGTARQPGCWIQFHPITQTFARRRGGLPPAMATVHGMMKVGNATANFDHLWASAFLIFGFKSEPPLVQLKAVDMVFFIKKTALPLAIRSFMTFSRCSSALELLKVCTNVLEEVEKSFVSQIQDWNQGSLCWKKRLHSDQKVDEYVWQDVTLLKATLLETRAKLLLRGGHFDNGEELCRTCISIRTVMLGHNHVQTLAAQETLAKLVRYRSKI, encoded by the coding sequence ATGGATGAACAGATTCCATCTGAAGCTCCTCGAGGCCTTCCGATCCCTGATGTTTTCCCAGATCCCACGGAACCAAATACGAAGATGTTAACCATCAAAATAGCAGGGCCTTCATCTGAGAATGGCGAGACATCTATCcccatctctccttccatatcaatCTCTCCACACCTGAATTCACCTTCTCCACCATCCTCTGCATTTGTTTCAGCATTACAGTCACCTTATATATCTCCAAGAGCCTTAGAACTACCATGTGAGAACAACAACACTACACCATCAGCTACAATCCCATCACCGGTTTCGTACTCCTGTTCACATTCTGACGACATCCCAAGCACTTCCTACACTCCTCCATCAGAAAGATACGGCTCTCTAGCTGACCAGATCGACCAAAAGCCCAAGTTCTCCGATGCAGCAGCACCTCGTATCTCATTCTCCTTTCCGGTCCCTCGGATCTCATTCACAAAATGCTCGGACTCTCCTTCGGCCAATGCCAAGCTCCGAAGCTGTGATGTGTACATCGGATTCCATGGCCAAAACAACAATCTCATTCGCTTCTGTAAATGGCTCAAGTCTGAGCTTGAGCTCCAAGGAATAGCCTCATTTGTTGCTGATCGAGAAAAGTATTCGGATACTCAGAGACATGAGATCGCCGATCGAGTCATATGCTCTGCGACCTTTGGTGTCATTGCAGTGACACCATCTAGTTTTCTTAATCCTCTGAGTGTCGAGGAGGTCAGGTTCTTTGCGCAGAAGAGAAATCTCATTCCGCTTCTGTTCGATACCGAGCTCTCAGAGATCGCAAGTCTTCTTGATGGGAGGTTGGAGGGTAAGGAATGTAGGGAAGCATTTGAAGGATTGACCAAGTGCAATGAGTTCAAGCTCGAAACAAACCATAGCAACTGGAGAAGCTGCATATCGAAGGCGGTCGCGATCCTAAAATCGAAACTTGCAAGGAAGAGTAGCACAGACAAGGAAAACGATGGCTTTGAAGAATTACCCTTTCCTCGAAACAGACATTTTGTCGGTAGAGAGAAGGAGATGACGGAGATCGAGGCTACTTTCTTCGGATGTTGTGAAGTTCATGAGATGGAGCATCCAAAGCAGCCGCTGGTGAATGGTGGCTCGAGTGATGGATTCGCCGATGAGGAGAGTGATACAGTTAGAACAAGCGGGAAGTACATTAGTCTGGAAATGAGCAAGTGCAAAGAGCCTACTTTGGAAGCTTGGATAGAACCAGTGATTGAGCTTACAAGCAAAGGAAGAAGCCTTCAGAAGCAACGGTCGAAGCACAAGAAATCACGTAGCGGAGGCAACAAAGGTTATGGCAATGCCAACGTGTTCTGTGTCAATGGGGCTTCAGGCATCGGGAAGACAGAGCTCGCCTTGGAGTTTGCCTACAGGTACGCTCAGAGATACAAGATGGTGCTGTGGATTGGTGGTGAAGCAAGGTACTTCAGGCAGAACATTCTGAATCTGTCAATGAACTTGGGATTGGATGTCAGTTCAGAGGGAGAGAAGGAAAGAGGGAGGATAAGGAGCTTCGATGAACAGGAGTTTGATGCATTCCAAAGGGTGAAGAGGGAGCTCTTCCGAGATATCCCTTACTTGCTGGTGATCGACAATCTTGAGACAGAGAAGGAATGGTGGGAAGGAAAAGATCTGCATGATCTGATTCCAAGGAACACCGGAGCCACCCATGTGATCATCACGACGAGGCTTCCCAAGGTAATGAGCTTCGAGCCAATGCAACTTCCACTGCTTTCCTTGGCAGATTCTCTCCTCCTCCTTAGAGGCAGAAGGAAGGACTACTCGGCCGAGGAGATTGAAGTACTAAAAAACTTCGACGAGAGGTTGGCAAGGTTGAGCTTTGGGTTGTCGGTAATCGGCTCCCTTCTTTCTGAGCTGGCAATTTCACCATCCGAATTGCTTGAAGCAATCGACAGGATCTCCCTCAGCGATAGTACTGTTCCCTTGGTTGGTAGCGAGGATGGTTTCTGCAGGAACAATGCATTCCTAATCAAAgtattggtgttctgctttgcggTACTGGATCGAGCTAAAGGAAGAAGCCTTGCGTCAAGGATGGTGCTCGCTGGTGCATGGTTCGCTACTGCCCCCGTTTCTTCAGCATTACTAGCGGCTGCTTCTAATAATTTACCCACAAGAGGAAGCTTTCATCAATGGGGGAAAGGTCTCACTGCTGCTTTCCTCCTCTGTGGCTCCAAATGTTATTTACCACCCCAAGCTCAAAAAATCGAAGTGGAATCTGCTCTCCTGCTGGTTAAACTTGGCCTGGCAAAAGGAACTGCCAGACAGCCTGGATGCTGGATCCAATTCCACCCGATCACCCAAACGTTTGCCAGGAGGAGAGGCGGGCTGCCGCCAGCCATGGCCACGGTGCATGGCATGATGAAGGTCGGTAACGCCACGGCGAACTTTGACCACCTATGGGCTTCAGCGTTTCTTATCTTCGGATTTAAATCAGAACCCCCTCTGGTTCAGCTCAAGGCAGTTGACATGGTCTTCTTCATAAAAAAGACGGCACTTCCTCTAGCAATCCGGTCCTTCATGACCTTCTCAAGGTGCAGTTCAGCTCTGGAGCTCCTGAAGGTGTGCACCAACGTGCTCGAGGAGGTGGAGAAATCATTTGTATCTCAGATACAGGATTGGAACCAAGGATCTTTGTGCTGGAAAAAGAGGCTGCACTCCGATCAGAAGGTGGATGAATATGTTTGGCAGGATGTGACGCTCCTCAAAGCGACATTGCTGGAGACTCGGGCGAAGTTGCTGCTGAGGGGAGGGCATTTTGACAATGGCGAAGAGCTATGTAGAACTTGTATCAGTATCAGGACGGTGATGCTAGGCCATAACCACGTTCAGACTTTGGCTGCTCAGGAAACATTAGCCAAGTTGGTCAGATACAGAAGCAAGATATGA